The following coding sequences lie in one Mercenaria mercenaria strain notata chromosome 5, MADL_Memer_1, whole genome shotgun sequence genomic window:
- the LOC123558283 gene encoding uncharacterized protein LOC123558283 has product MAQARLKRRDKQYDQLVQGTSKLHRDIENLESAYLLHRQIVDEDENNVRGMIRKEVGGSRWAHGGAGKLTTYKSSKDLVDQENNVPQNDTRALQSERLKQNSSKDNLRTKVLDRNDQTLNMDLSPERADKILDLKTKVLKKASSHVIRRETWSAPSDTKSVKPNKNLSKAHQNKPDSKNSHIKTNASSTKPHKPVRRSNSLKREPSESSRSPTAVVEKSKENKQKKIQVHSSRREPNKSVAEQNGVHSQRRSRIDTCMFKDNEMKEEVLEHVNGLMLTENGVDNNQNNGNESSRSVGRTYTPRKFQSHSNAGEYGMPQGIFQTQPPEPPEIYIDPRKGQVRILAGKDESFNDVSSLEGTKVLIQPGSVHNSVDGNKLACSVVDNVFSSSPQQEIRDIFGLEDFNTRSNRPSSGRQDITSTSPFATSRQCNSEVEFWLRGLGIPDVEKYVRIFADNEIDLTDLEFMSASQLHDMGVTAFGALDKILKGIRDLKNLPVTQMGRSGDIKLQSSSIAWEEVNNTQNKKASKKSKFKASNKILKDNSCHSETFVKQSGAYDVLGGTETSRIRCSSAMSNVSESAESVKNSARGENPSFAASTKSSSAKCTEKRPPSARNTASAKSKSDTKLKRSNSSASEKPVSKLTNLETKPAKGVLLRPRSSSLTRESAKSGREIQMKKIEEKKEPRQLRSRSRSADVVKRKALEGVHAAAKKFEERKQKTKDSEKSFPPYDERQKLRRDEMAARHLEREKYKEITADGNTTDSDDDDEQKQASGGHDHSQGLENLVTVNILSPPGKSDPRMSPSLHEDKSKTHVIKPDMRKSLRRLERSRKQTVSAVKPSEHQMESDIEPPLLSTYKINNKDRDKSQSEPESGYRTDGSTTYSQIEDRVSDIQRKIKRLKSRASSGDEMTLTLVHDLQEQLLHFERQLKDKERELRNQHSDPESNRESNKPSTPKLSARKLLADGNRSFNSSPIFGLLDDSRGKMEDGSYGNAREGVRGRMEDGSYGNTEEGVRMSKKELLDEMKKEKQQHHKQIRQLQSELQKFRHSDPVTSLELDQRDISYKQEDLVGEGTFSRVYKGEFQGSEVAVKQLKMSLQQQDKNYFAAEVSLLKELRHPRVVLLIGVCTSSKLPVMVLEYMSQGSLFSYLHNPECESLDHALYYQVSRDIALGMNYLHSHKPQVLHLDLKSVNVLLCQSLRAKIADFGFSKLRLDAGLKSGRKKAKSKSGGGAAPLWMSPELLDKGEITGKSDVYSFGIILWEMLTRCSPYKDCSVFQILEMVRKNKRPGIPDGTPEGLNHLIKLCWDHNPAKRPQFKDILQILENLAFPPAWRELFQKAGVPESALQDVQSTRTIISLVTGTLDSGKSGILHSFLVSHSEKGNQSYRKDNVETKSNFKSERVSTKKKNNTKPASRNMGENSSRSSGISSRVSSHLGEWDSDTVTSLTEKVSSDESEFTLKNLRDSSSEDNDTSSDSDESSVLTSDEDNIYSKSVSKQTVPKTEINVMIPNLELSLQSARDEFRAERERISRDTSGWVSVSLDDHTDQSEHRRSLGRGTDRDNGDMRLRLSSSLSNRSPTPPSPTKVDMSALNESARRRRRNKAKDLNNYSEEFLMRESFDNRRPPSPKKKKSLTKKIIENPGRLSESRSSKIASSEDLTERNIQNQKMSSAKTETYAEKSYDSFFDLSVKRPVTNGANLRQIDDVDYESKIENLKRNETVRVSENIEPTGRKSVSKENEICVEDMEYEVMSERFSDRNQFKRQNLDSDVMEITSKYSNDSELNDGVNETQMSVVDELKLRNNPQMQETVQMKNYSRSKKFDSKKRNISQEKFPNGEKSQRSENEETNTGNESQRSGFEQVNVESKASSVKSEILIDGNHSAKPEIKHISRENKLQNIETDVANKSNRSQMLEVTESNKGTRSLLSESDGMSNWNTADRLETGKKNIGNKSLISGLEDNNISEKGNNEEVHQGNITQTDKLKSVGSKKTEKELQDSHFDKNDQVGKTSKSVELFGEKEAMSSKQTKNDGIRVVLNTMLASREKSLTESLYADNMKSLDPAIALKNNMQIQNKSTKADDASQRNTDKPEQIRVKLDLSEVVEKKKKPVVTPRRSLMLSNRSKKLNEDTLEQHKSTQEWNKSEVEPETDKSIHKTSREYNTMLLPETEQSNRKSQSLDGILDREKGHDSGSTPKRRSLSNHSGGTNSEVPANVVKQSKKAEHGNAENIPSPKKNTIRVTLRKDPLAPKMGADTTTGKKDAPLLIREPSSPIPPPPPPPPPQITRSVSLVSKSVQNNAPRGSMADELKSRLNKRQSISEGMLCGNRVSGNNVFAKQSPGPAGRNMQVPGQNDGAPRLVKISEIDERLAPQQSEGLPSFVLQSMELQDQKDHLKSISKRHPHQLDDLSNASQEQLTSIADILKKAVMGRRLAMGEDGDSVSQSMESAATGWSVDL; this is encoded by the exons ATGGCACAAGCCAGACTGAAAAGGAGAGACAAACA GTATGATCAACTTGTACAGGGAACCAGTAAACTGCACAGGGATATCGAGAACCTTGAGTCCGCTTACCTCTTACATCGACAGATTGTAGATGAAGATGAGAACAATGTCAGGGGGATGATAAG GAAGGAGGTTGGAGGCTCTAGATGGGCACATGGTGGTGCTGGCAAACTCACAACTTATAAATCAAGCAAAGACCTGGTGGACCAGGAGAACAATGTTCCACAAAATGACACCAGAGCTCTTCAGTCTGAAAGGTTAAaacaaaattcatcaaaagaCAACCTTAGGACAAAAGTCTTAGATAGAAATGACCAAACCTTGAACATGGATTTGTCACCAGAGAGGGCAGATAAAATTTTAGATTTAAAGACAAAGGTATTGAAAAAAGCTAGCTCCCATGTTATAAGAAGAGAAACATGGTCAGCACCATCAGATACTAAGTCAGTTAAACCGAACAAAAATCTTTCTAAAGCTCACCAGAATAAACCTGATAGCAAAAACAGCCATATAAAAACTAACGCTTCCTCAACAAAACCACATAAGCCTGTAAGAAGAAGTAATTCTTTAAAACGTGAACCCAGTGAATCATCTAGATCCCCTACTGCTGTTgttgaaaaatcaaaagaaaataaacaaaagaaaatccaAGTACACAGTTCTAGAAGAGAGCCCAATAAATCAGTAGCTGAGCAGAATGGTGTTCATTCACAAAGAAGGTCTAGaattgatacatgtatgtttaaagataatgaaatgaaagaagAGGTTTTAGAACATGTGAATGGTTTGATGTTGACTGAAAATGGTGTTGACAATAACCAGAATAATGGAAATGAATCCAGTAGGTCGGTAGGGAGAACATACACACCCAGGAAATTCCAGTCCCATTCAAATGCTGGAGAGTATGGTATGCCTCAAGGAATTTTCCAGACACAACCCCCAGAACCTCCAGAAATCTACATTGATCCTAGAAAAGGACAGGTTCGTATTTTGGCTGGGAAAGATGAAAGCTTTAATGATGTTTCTAGTCTAGAGGGAACCAAAGTTCTCATACAACCTGGTTCTGTTCATAATAGTGTTGATGGGAACAAACTTGCATGCTCAGTGGTTGATAATGTTTTCAGTTCTAGTCCGCAGCAAGAGATCAGGGATATATTTGGTCTTGAAGACTTTAACACAAGGTCTAATAGACCATCATCTGGAAGACAGGATATAACCTCAACTAGTCCATTTGCAACAAGCAGGCAGTGTAATTCAGAAGTTGAATTCTGGTTGCGAGGTTTGGGGattccagatgttgaaaaatatgTGAGAATATTTGCTGACAATGAAATTGATTTAACAGACCTTGAGTTCATGTCAGCTTCCCAGCTACATGACATGGGAGTTACAGCGTTTGGAGCTTTAGATAAAATTCTTAAAGGTATAAGGGACCTTAAAAACCTGCCTGTTACGCAAATGGGAAGAAGTGGAGATATTAAGTTACAGTCATCTTCCATTGCCTGGGAAGAAGTTAACAATACACAGAATAAGAAAGCttctaaaaaatcaaaatttaaggccagtaataaaatattaaaagataattCTTGCCATTCtgaaacatttgtaaaacaaTCCGGTGCATATGATGTGTTAGGTGGAACAGAGACAAGCAGAATCAGATGTAGTAGTGCCATGTCGAATGTTTCAGAAAGTGCTGAATCTGTGAAAAATTCTGCTAGAGGAGAAAATCCTTCTTTTGCAGCCAGTACAAAATCCAGTAGTGCTAAATGTACAGAGAAGAGACCTCCTAGTGCTAGAAATACTGCAAGTGCAAAATCTAAATCTGACACAAAACTCAAGAGAAGTAACTCTTCAGCTTCTGAGAAACCAGTATCAAAGTTAACTAACCTTGAAACTAAACCAGCAAAAGGTGTACTCCTGAGACCAAGAAGCTCATCATTAACAAGAGAGTCTGCTAAAAGTGGCAGAGAGATTCAAATGAAGAagatagaagaaaaaaaagaaccaaGACAGTTGAGATCTAGAAGCCGATCTGCAGATGTTGTAAAAAGGAAAGCATTGGAAG GTGTACATGCTGCAGCTAAAAAGTTTGAGGAAAGAAAACAGAAGACAAAGGACAGTGAGAAGAGTTTTCCACCATATGACGAGAGGCAGAAGTTGCGGAGAGATGAGATGGCTGCCAGGCATCTGGAAAGGGAGAAATACAAGGAG ATAACAGCAGATGGCAACACTACtgacagtgatgatgatgatgagcaAAAGCAAGCATCTGGTGGTCATGATCACAGTCAGGGTCTAGAGAATCTTGTTACAGTGAATATACTGTCTCCTCCTGGAAAATCAG ATCCTCGCATGTCGCCTTCCCTGCATGAAGACAAAAGTAAGACACATGTTATAAAACCAGACATGCGGAAATCCCTCAGGAGGCTGGAACGGTCTAGAAAACAAACAGTTAGTGCTGTCAAACCTTCAGAACACCAGATGGAATCTGATATAG AACCTCCTCTGCTGTCAACATACAAGATTAACAACAAAGATCGAGATAAGAGTCAGTCAGAACCTGAAAGTGGCTACAGGACAGATGGGAGCACAACATATTCTCAGATTGAAGACAGAGTCTCTGATATACAAAGAAAG ATTAAAAGATTGAAATCTCGTGCCAGCAGTGGAGatgaaatgaccttgaccctagtaCATGACCTGCAGGAACAGCTGTTACACTTTGAGAGACAGTTGAAAGACAAGGAGAGAGAACTGAGGAATCAGCATAGTGATCCAGAGTCAAACCGGG AATCTAACAAACCAAGCACACCAAAGCTATCAGCAAGAAAACTATTAGCTGATGGGAATAGGTCATTTAACTCCAGTCCTATTTTTGGACTGTTAGATGACAGCAGGGGAAAGATGGAGGATGGAAGTTACGGAAACGCAAGGGAGGGAGTCAGGGGAAGGATGGAGGATGGAAGTTATGGAAACACAGAGGAGGGAGTCAGGATGAGTAAGAAAGAACTTCTTGATGAAATGAAGAAAGAGAAACAACAACACCACAAACAAATCAG ACAGCTACAGTCAGAACTACAGAAGTTTAGACACTCAGATCCAGTGACAAGTCTGGAGCTGGATCAGAGAGATATCAGTTATAAACAGGAAG ATCTTGTAGGTGAGGGGACATTTTCTCGTGTGTACAAGGGTGAATTCCAAGGGTCAGAGGTTGCTGTAAAACAGCTGAAGATGTCTTTACAACAGCAAGATAAAAACTACTTTGCTGCTGAG GTGAGCCTTCTGAAGGAGTTACGCCATCCTCGTGTGGTGTTGCTGATTGGTGTATGTACGTCCAGCAAGCTTCCAGTGATGGTGCTGGAGTATATGTCACAGGGAAGCTTGTTCAGCTACCTACATAACCCAGAATG TGAGTCCCTGGATCACGCCCTGTACTATCAAGTGTCCAGAGATATAGCCCTTGGGATGAACTACTTACACAGTCACAAACCTCAGGTCTTACATCTAGATCTCAAATCAGTGAATGTTCTACTGTGCCAGAGTCTTCGTGCAAAAATTGCTGACTTCGGATTTTCAAAGTTGAG ACTAGATGCTGGGTTGAAATCGGGTAGGAAGAAAGCCAAATCAAAGTCTGGTGGAGGTGCTGCCCCCTTGTGGATGTCACCTGAGCTTCTAGATAAAGGGGAGATAACTGGAAAATCCGATGTCTACAGCTTTGGTATTATACTGTGGGAAATGTTGACTAGATGTTCACCTTACAAAGATTGCAGTGTTTTCCAG ATTCTGGAAATGGTAAGAAAGAACAAAAGACCAGGAATTCCAGACGGCACTCCAGAGGGGCTCAATCATCTGATCAAACTGTGCTGGGATCATAATCCTGCAAAAAGACCTCAATTTAAG GATATTCTACAGATACTTGAAAACCTTGCATTCCCACCTGCTTGGAGAGAACTGTTCCAGAAAGCAGGTGTACCTGAATCTGCTCTTCAAGATGTCCAGTCTACACGTACCATCATCAGCTTGGTTACCGGCACACTCGATTCTGGGAAATCTGGGATACTTCATAGCTTTCTGGTTTCCCACAGTGAAAAAGGAAACCAGTCTTACAGGAAGGACAATGTTGAAACCAAATCAAACTTTAAAAGTGAAAGAGTTTCTACTAAGAAGAAAAATAATACTAAGCCAGCCTCAAGAAATATGGGCGAAAACTCATCTAGAAGTTCTGGAATTTCCTCTAGAGTTTCAAGCCATTTAGGGGAATGGGATAGTGATACTGTGACCAGTCTGACTGAAAAAGTATCCTCAGATGAATCAGAATTTACTTTGAAGAATCTAAGAGACAGTTCTAGTGAGGATAATGATACGAGTTCAGACAGTGATGAAAGCTCAGTACTGACTTCAGATGAAGATAATATTTATTCTAAATCTGTAAGCAAACAGACTGTGCCAAAGACAGAAATAAATGTCATGATACCAAACCTTGAGCTTTCCTTGCAGTCCGCAAGAGATGAATTTAGAGCCGAAAGGGAGAGAATTAGTAGAGATACTTCAGGTTGGGTTTCTGTTAGTCTAGATGATCATACTGACCAAAGCGAACATCGAAGGAGTCTTGGAAGAGGCACTGACCGAGACAATGGAGACATGAGATTAAGGTTGTCATCAAGCTTGAGCAATAGAAGTCCAACACCACCAAGTCCTACCAAAGTGGACATGTCTGCTCTGAATGAATCTGCTAGAAGGAGACGTAGAAACAAAGCCAAGGATTTGAATAACTACAGTGAAGAGTTCTTGATGAGAGAATCATTTGATAACAGGAGACCTCCTTCaccaaagaaaaagaaatcacTGACAAAGAAAATCAtagagaatccaggaagactgtcTGAAAGTAGAAGCTCCAAAATTGCTAGCAGTGAGGATCTTACTGAAAGGAATATACAAAACCAGAAAATGTCCAGTGCTAAAACAGAAACATACGCAGAAAAATCATATGACAGTTTCTTTGATTTGTCAGTAAAGAGACCTGTTACAAATGGGGCTAATTTAAGACAGATAGATGATGTGGATTATGAAAGCAAAATTGAAAATCTGAAAAGGAATGAAACTGTTAGAGTAAGTGAGAATATAGAACCAACAGGCAGAAAAAGTGTTTCTAAAGAAAATGAGATTTGTGTTGAGGATATGGAATATGAAGTAATGAGTGAAAGATTTAGTGACAGGAACCAATTTAAAAGACAGAATTTAGACTCTGATGTTATGGAAATTACCAGTAAGTATTCCAATGATTCTGAACTAAATGATGGTGTGAATGAAACACAGATGTCTGTCGTAGACGAGCTTAAACTAAGGAATAATCCACAAATGCAAGAGACTGTGCAAATGAAAAACTACAGTAGGTCCAAAAAGTTTGATTCTAAAAAGCGAAATATTTCTCAAGAAAAGTTTCCTAACGGAGAAAAATCACAGCGATCTGAGAATGAAGAGACGAATACAGGTAATGAATCTCAAAGGTCTGGATTTGAACAGGTAAATGTGGAAAGCAAAGCAAGTAGTGTCAAATCTGAAATATTAATAGATGGAAACCACTCTGCAAAACCTGAGATCAAACATATAAGCAGAGAGAACAAACTACAAAATATTGAGACTGATGTAGCAAATAAAAGTAATAGATCTCAAATGTTAGAGGTTACAGAGAGCAATAAAGGAACTAGGTCTTTATTGTCAGAAAGTGATGGAATGTCTAATTGGAACACTGCAGACAGATTGGAGACTGGAAAGAAAAATATTGGTAACAAGTCATTAATATCTGGACTTGAGGACAACAATATATCTGAAAAGGGTAATAATGAAGAGGTTCACCAAGGTAACATTACGCAAACTGACAAACTGAAGTCTGTTGGAAGCAAGAAAACTGAGAAAGAACTTCAAGattctcattttgataaaaatgatcaaGTAGGCAAGACCAGTAAGTCTGTTGAATTGTTTGGTGAAAAAGAAGCTATGTCttcaaaacaaactaaaaatgatgGTATAAGGGTAGTGCTCAACACAATGTTGGCATCTAGGGAAAAATCACTAACTGAATCTTTATATGCTGATAATATGAAGTCTTTGGACCcagctattgctttgaaaaataatatgcaGATACAGAATAAGTCCACAAAGGCCGATGATGCCAgtcaaagaaatacagacaaacCAGAACAGATAAGAGTTAAGTTAGATTTAAGTGAAGTTgttgaaaagaagaaaaagccGGTCGTAACTCCTAGAAGGAGTTTGATGTTGAGTAATAGGTCTAAAAAATTGAATGAAGACACATTGGAACAGCATAAGAGTACACAAGAATGGAATAAAAGTGAAGTTGAACCTGAAACAGATAAATCTATCCACAAAACTAGTAGGGAATATAACACAATGCTGTTACCTGAAACTGAACAAAGTAATAGAAAATCTCAGTCACTAGATGGCATTTTGGACAGAGAAAAGGGCCATGATAGCGGGTCAACACCTAAAAGGAGATCACTATCTAATCATAGTGGTGGTACTAACTCTGAAGTGCCAGCTAATGTAGTCAAACAATCTAAAAAAGCAGAACATGGCAATGCTGAAAATATACCAAGTCCAaagaaaaatacaattagagttacgCTCAGAAAAGATCCTCTTGCACCCAAGATGGGTGCGGACACCACAACAGGAAAAAAGGATGCCCCATTACTGATTAGGGAGCCTTCATCCCCcatacccccacccccaccacctcCACCCCCACAAATTACCAGGTCTGTCTCATTAGTCAGTAAAAGTGTACAAAATAATGCACCACGAGGCAGTATGGCTGATGAACTGAAGTCTAGACTGAACAAAAGGCAAAGTATTTCTGAGGGAATGCTTTGTGGAAACAGAGTATCTGGAAATAATGTTTTTGCAAAGCAATCACCAGGGCCAGCAGGGAGGAATATGCAGGTTCCAGGACAGAATGATGGTGCGCCTAGACTGGTTAAGATTTCTGAGATAGATGAGAGACTGGCTCCCCAACAGTCAGAAGGTTTACCATCATTTGTACTTCAGTCTATGGAGTTACAAGATCAGAAGGACCATTTGAAGTCTATATCCAAACGACATCCTCACCAACTGGATGATCTAAGCAATGCCAGCCAAGAACAACTTACGTCCATTGCAGATATACTGAAAAAG GCTGTAATGGGACGTCGCCTGGCCATGGGTGAAGACGGGGACAGTGTCTCACAGAGTATGGAATCTGCTGCGACAGGATGGTCTGTAGATCTGTAA